Proteins encoded in a region of the Rhodopirellula halodulae genome:
- the mntR gene encoding manganese-binding transcriptional regulator MntR: MPSHSHHRTRSDHASEVAEDYVEAIAESISENGICRAVDLVRQFDVTHATVNNTISRLQRDGLVLTEPYQPISLTPKGKRMATKARQRHEIVREFLLRLGVSENTATIDSEGIEHHVSDETLKAMKRILNNGLPPAS; encoded by the coding sequence TTGCCATCCCATTCGCATCACCGGACTCGATCGGACCACGCCAGCGAAGTGGCCGAGGATTACGTCGAAGCCATCGCGGAATCCATTTCTGAAAATGGAATCTGTCGGGCGGTGGACTTGGTGCGGCAATTCGATGTGACCCATGCCACCGTGAACAACACCATCAGCCGTTTGCAGCGGGATGGATTGGTGCTGACGGAACCCTATCAGCCCATCAGTTTGACCCCCAAGGGGAAGCGGATGGCAACCAAGGCTCGGCAACGGCACGAGATCGTGCGTGAGTTCTTGTTGCGGCTGGGCGTCAGCGAAAACACCGCCACGATCGACAGTGAAGGCATCGAGCATCACGTCAGCGATGAAACGCTGAAAGCGATGAAGCGGATTCTGAATAATGGTTTGCCGCCGGCT
- a CDS encoding DUF1559 domain-containing protein, with product MRYTTSKALAIGDRARLASETTATGHRRDAGFTLVELLVVIAIIGVLVGLLLPAVQAAREAARRMSCSNNLRQIGLAAQNYHSAYQRFPAGYVSYATNSGNSPASVAMDPVTWDAGPGWGWGAGLLPFAEATAVNDSLRFDQPLWSPANEAGISATLPFFLCPSAAGGDEPFPVQNETGGQLQINGRTIELGRTHYVASHGQESCWGECGSAATGVVFTNIYTSETKTITIDGDTGRVADGPFYRNSKTRFRDVLDGTSNTIFFGEHTSTLSDKTWVGVVPGAFTHPRFESPENGPDAAATLTLVHAGPSGGELDITGFPIIHPVNFPTYHVGQMVSDHPGGGFVCLGDGSVRFITDFVDLYVWAEMSSMNEGETIDWEKL from the coding sequence ATGCGATATACAACCTCAAAGGCGTTAGCGATCGGCGATCGTGCCCGGCTCGCGTCGGAAACCACAGCCACTGGCCATCGTCGTGACGCAGGTTTCACTCTGGTGGAATTGCTGGTGGTGATTGCCATCATTGGTGTCTTGGTCGGATTGCTTTTGCCCGCGGTGCAAGCCGCTCGAGAGGCCGCCCGCCGCATGTCATGCAGCAACAACTTGCGGCAAATTGGGCTGGCCGCGCAGAACTACCACTCCGCCTACCAGCGTTTTCCAGCCGGCTACGTTTCCTACGCCACCAATTCAGGAAACTCTCCCGCATCCGTCGCGATGGATCCCGTGACCTGGGATGCTGGCCCCGGATGGGGGTGGGGCGCGGGATTGCTTCCATTCGCAGAAGCCACCGCGGTCAACGACAGCCTCCGTTTTGACCAGCCGCTTTGGTCGCCCGCGAACGAAGCCGGTATCTCGGCCACGCTGCCGTTCTTTTTGTGCCCAAGTGCGGCAGGAGGCGATGAACCCTTTCCAGTTCAGAACGAGACGGGCGGCCAACTTCAAATCAATGGCCGGACGATCGAACTCGGACGAACACACTACGTTGCCAGTCACGGCCAAGAGAGTTGCTGGGGTGAATGCGGATCGGCTGCCACGGGCGTTGTCTTCACCAACATCTACACCTCGGAGACCAAAACCATCACGATCGACGGGGATACTGGACGCGTGGCAGATGGTCCTTTCTATCGCAATTCCAAGACTCGTTTCCGAGACGTATTGGATGGGACCAGCAACACCATCTTCTTTGGCGAGCACACCTCCACGCTCAGCGATAAAACCTGGGTCGGCGTCGTTCCCGGCGCGTTCACACACCCTCGCTTTGAATCCCCTGAGAACGGCCCCGATGCCGCCGCCACGCTGACCTTGGTCCACGCGGGTCCATCAGGCGGCGAATTGGACATCACCGGGTTCCCGATCATTCACCCCGTCAATTTCCCAACCTATCACGTGGGGCAAATGGTTTCTGACCATCCCGGCGGCGGGTTTGTCTGCCTTGGCGATGGATCCGTTCGCTTTATCACTGACTTCGTGGATCTCTACGTCTGGGCGGAAATGTCCAGCATGAACGAAGGCGAAACCATCGACTGGGAAAAACTGTGA
- a CDS encoding endonuclease/exonuclease/phosphatase family protein: MRRTVLAAVFALSVSVLFASASCAQDTSSDKTTLRVLTYNIKRGYGNDRVTDLARTAKVIEASRPDLVALQEVDENCRRSGGVDQARWFGEKLSMHHAFVPFMDYDGGRYGMAVLSRFPITAVDALPLPEGREPRVALVATMELPGEQTLKMINVHFDYISDDQVRFEQAKKVRDAIVSGSDPAILLGDFNDQPHSRTLGLFEEAFVEAKKPEGNRLTYASDDPKREIDFLFAYPAAGESTGKASSGSFAWQIDHVEVIDEPVASDHRPVLSVLRLQTKQ; the protein is encoded by the coding sequence ATGAGACGGACAGTTTTGGCTGCTGTCTTTGCGTTGAGTGTTTCGGTGTTGTTTGCGAGTGCCTCATGTGCGCAAGACACCAGTTCGGACAAAACCACGCTGCGGGTTCTGACCTACAACATCAAACGCGGCTACGGAAACGACCGGGTAACGGATTTGGCTCGAACAGCGAAAGTGATTGAGGCTTCGCGTCCCGACTTGGTCGCCTTGCAAGAGGTGGACGAAAATTGCAGGCGGAGTGGCGGTGTCGATCAGGCACGTTGGTTTGGTGAGAAGCTCTCAATGCATCATGCCTTTGTTCCGTTCATGGACTACGACGGTGGACGCTATGGAATGGCGGTGTTGTCGCGGTTTCCGATCACGGCTGTTGACGCACTACCACTGCCCGAAGGAAGAGAACCCCGCGTGGCGTTGGTTGCCACGATGGAATTGCCGGGTGAGCAAACGTTGAAGATGATCAACGTGCACTTCGACTACATCTCCGATGACCAAGTTCGGTTTGAGCAAGCGAAAAAGGTCCGCGATGCGATTGTCTCGGGAAGCGATCCGGCAATCCTATTGGGCGATTTCAATGATCAACCCCATTCGCGAACGTTGGGGCTCTTTGAAGAGGCGTTCGTTGAAGCCAAGAAACCGGAGGGCAATCGTTTGACGTATGCATCGGACGACCCCAAACGCGAGATCGACTTTCTGTTCGCCTATCCCGCCGCGGGCGAGTCAACCGGAAAGGCGTCTTCAGGATCGTTTGCTTGGCAGATCGATCACGTCGAAGTCATTGATGAACCGGTTGCTTCCGACCATCGACCCGTTTTGTCTGTGCTGCGTTTGCAGACGAAACAGTAA
- a CDS encoding DUF4142 domain-containing protein, with product MSKMRFTLAVAALTAVSGLPQAQAQQNDNGLNNGINQLPPQTTELDNQRYEARRAPTSSSRQQQLSVTEAIVQKLQKANENEIELAKLAMEKTDHQELKQLTETIVRDHEAINQKLRQFSQQYQTGNQGPRVPQQLCQIADQACDNAMRMTRDMLNRYEGQDFQMAFLGQQCVAHTMMLAELKAIESTGPQELQPLAQEAISKVESHLEKAKQLAKKLEDKEDGGSRTNRS from the coding sequence ATGTCGAAAATGCGATTCACATTGGCTGTTGCCGCCTTGACCGCTGTCAGTGGACTCCCCCAAGCACAAGCACAACAAAACGACAATGGTTTGAACAACGGCATCAATCAGTTGCCGCCGCAAACGACGGAACTGGACAACCAGCGTTACGAAGCAAGACGAGCTCCCACCAGCTCGAGCCGACAACAACAACTTTCCGTTACCGAGGCCATCGTTCAGAAACTGCAAAAGGCCAACGAAAACGAAATTGAGCTGGCAAAGTTGGCAATGGAGAAAACAGACCATCAGGAACTCAAGCAGTTGACTGAAACGATCGTTCGCGATCATGAGGCCATCAACCAGAAGCTTCGCCAATTCAGCCAACAATACCAGACCGGCAACCAAGGCCCACGTGTTCCGCAACAGCTCTGCCAAATCGCTGATCAAGCGTGCGACAACGCGATGCGGATGACTCGCGACATGCTCAATCGCTATGAAGGTCAGGACTTCCAAATGGCTTTCCTCGGACAACAGTGTGTCGCGCACACGATGATGCTGGCCGAATTGAAGGCGATCGAAAGCACGGGTCCACAAGAGCTTCAACCGTTGGCTCAAGAAGCGATTTCGAAAGTTGAAAGTCACCTTGAAAAAGCCAAACAGCTCGCCAAGAAGCTGGAAGATAAAGAGGATGGAGGCAGCCGAACCAACCGTTCCTAG
- a CDS encoding arylsulfatase, producing the protein MALPSTLVFSRFSKNSRTASAWLAGAAILVSLQIADTSIADDRPNIVVIMVDDMGFSDIGPYGSEIPTPHLDQLAENGAKFSQFYNTGRCCPTRASLLTGLYSHQTGIGWMTTDQEVAGYRGRLNDQCVTIAEVLGESGYFTAMTGKWHVGFQQGVTPHSRGFDRSLNLPAGGLHFSDQTGSKGGAKLYLNGEQVDRDDPQFSPPWYGSDLWTDQGIRFIDEAIADEQPFFWYLAHVAPHFPCMAPEATIAKFRGRYMDGWDRLREERYARQIESGLIDEHWQMEPRPEQIPAWESLEPSEQKRYDDMMAIYAAMIVEIDKNIGKLVAALKQRGQLDNTLILFLSDNGGNAEAGVSGRYEGDSPGDPHSNVFIGRCWAHLNNTPFRKYKHYNHEGGTATPLIAHWPARLNPSTDANGWINTPTHVIDIMATCVDLAEATYPSDFRGQTIHGLEGQSLQPLLTGQGEFAKRPLYWEHEGNAAIRVGDRKLVRQGVRGTWELFDLAADRTEQVDLASEHPDEVAQLKKQWRQWAQSHQVVPRPNKKKK; encoded by the coding sequence ATGGCTCTTCCCTCGACGCTCGTGTTTTCTCGGTTTTCCAAGAATTCTCGAACCGCATCCGCTTGGTTAGCCGGTGCCGCCATCCTGGTTTCGCTGCAAATCGCGGACACATCGATCGCGGATGATCGTCCCAACATCGTTGTCATTATGGTGGATGACATGGGTTTTTCGGACATCGGTCCTTACGGGAGCGAGATCCCGACACCGCACTTGGATCAGCTGGCAGAAAACGGTGCCAAATTTTCTCAGTTCTACAACACGGGTCGTTGTTGTCCGACGCGAGCCTCGTTGCTGACAGGACTCTATTCCCACCAAACTGGCATCGGCTGGATGACGACTGACCAGGAGGTTGCCGGGTATCGCGGTCGACTGAACGATCAATGCGTCACGATTGCGGAGGTGCTGGGGGAATCCGGCTACTTCACCGCCATGACGGGAAAATGGCATGTCGGATTTCAACAGGGCGTGACACCACACAGCCGCGGATTCGATCGCAGTTTGAACCTCCCGGCGGGAGGATTGCACTTCTCAGACCAAACCGGATCCAAAGGCGGGGCCAAGCTGTATCTGAACGGCGAACAAGTTGACCGTGACGATCCTCAGTTTTCTCCACCGTGGTACGGAAGCGATCTTTGGACTGATCAAGGCATCCGATTCATCGACGAAGCCATTGCTGACGAACAGCCTTTCTTCTGGTACCTCGCCCACGTCGCCCCGCATTTCCCATGCATGGCCCCGGAGGCCACCATCGCGAAATTTCGGGGGCGTTACATGGACGGTTGGGACCGCTTACGGGAAGAACGTTATGCTCGCCAAATCGAATCAGGATTGATTGACGAGCACTGGCAAATGGAACCTCGCCCGGAACAGATTCCGGCATGGGAGTCGTTGGAGCCGTCCGAACAAAAACGCTACGACGACATGATGGCGATCTACGCAGCGATGATTGTCGAAATCGACAAAAACATCGGAAAGCTGGTCGCCGCCCTGAAGCAACGCGGCCAGCTAGACAACACCTTGATCCTTTTCTTGTCGGACAACGGCGGCAATGCCGAGGCAGGTGTCAGTGGTCGGTACGAAGGCGACTCACCGGGTGACCCGCACTCCAATGTGTTCATCGGTCGATGCTGGGCCCACTTGAACAACACGCCCTTTCGCAAGTACAAGCACTACAACCACGAGGGCGGCACCGCCACGCCTTTGATCGCGCACTGGCCAGCTCGATTGAATCCGTCCACCGATGCAAATGGATGGATCAATACGCCGACACACGTCATCGACATCATGGCCACCTGCGTCGATCTCGCCGAAGCAACTTACCCCAGCGACTTTCGTGGCCAGACCATTCATGGACTCGAGGGGCAAAGCCTTCAACCGCTGCTCACGGGCCAAGGCGAATTCGCGAAACGGCCTTTGTATTGGGAGCACGAAGGCAACGCTGCGATCCGAGTGGGTGACCGCAAACTTGTTCGGCAAGGAGTCCGCGGGACTTGGGAGCTATTCGACCTTGCCGCGGACAGAACGGAGCAGGTTGACCTGGCGAGCGAACATCCCGATGAAGTCGCGCAGTTGAAGAAGCAATGGCGACAATGGGCACAAAGCCATCAGGTCGTTCCTCGTCCGAACAAAAAAAAGAAGTAA
- a CDS encoding tRNA-binding protein — protein MITWQEFEQVDLRVGTVVRVEEFPEARKPAYKVTVDFGEEVGVKRTSAQITDHYSPDELLGRQVIGVVNFPPKQIGPFMSEFLLTGLHRDDGSVILAVPDQAVPNGVKLA, from the coding sequence ATGATCACTTGGCAAGAATTCGAGCAGGTGGACCTGCGTGTCGGAACGGTCGTCCGCGTCGAGGAATTCCCGGAAGCCCGCAAGCCTGCCTACAAAGTGACGGTGGACTTTGGGGAAGAGGTTGGCGTCAAGCGAACCAGTGCACAGATCACGGACCACTATTCACCTGATGAACTACTGGGGCGTCAGGTGATCGGTGTCGTGAACTTTCCGCCGAAACAAATTGGCCCGTTCATGTCGGAGTTTCTGCTGACCGGGCTCCATCGTGATGATGGTTCAGTCATTCTCGCCGTGCCCGACCAAGCCGTCCCAAACGGTGTCAAGTTGGCCTAG
- a CDS encoding DUF1569 domain-containing protein, giving the protein MASKRQLDFHSGEEVIAEIERLQGTQYDKLKNWNLTQICEHLDVIMRGGMEGFGFRMPKLLRATVLKWVFGRMLRQRKMSSAPTLDRLKPKSPGDAEDEQIIQRCIATIREASTFEGSMDQYPFLDDLTPEQWRQFMWIHAAHHLGFLLPK; this is encoded by the coding sequence ATGGCATCGAAACGACAATTGGACTTTCACAGCGGCGAAGAAGTCATCGCCGAAATTGAACGCCTACAAGGGACGCAATACGACAAGCTCAAGAACTGGAACCTGACTCAAATCTGCGAGCACTTGGACGTGATCATGCGAGGCGGCATGGAAGGCTTCGGGTTTCGGATGCCCAAACTACTGCGGGCGACGGTTTTGAAATGGGTCTTCGGACGGATGCTCCGTCAACGGAAAATGTCAAGTGCGCCAACCCTGGATCGACTCAAACCCAAGTCGCCCGGTGATGCCGAAGACGAGCAGATCATTCAACGATGCATTGCAACCATTCGCGAAGCGTCAACGTTTGAGGGCAGCATGGACCAATATCCATTTCTTGATGATCTGACACCGGAGCAATGGCGTCAGTTCATGTGGATCCACGCCGCCCACCACCTGGGTTTCTTGCTGCCTAAGTGA
- a CDS encoding arylsulfatase, with the protein MLARCMLACSLPTPTTIPACSLMPKISTAHATLRVVWLAIAFVSFALASSSVFADDAKRPNIVFILADDLGYADLGCYGQELIQTPRLDQMAAEGMRFTDFYAGNTVCAPSRSVLMTGMHMGHTHVRGNASGPDMSKQSLRDEDVTVAEVLKAAGYTTALCGKWGLGDDAPGGREGLPRKQGFDHFYGYLNQVHAHNYYPEFLWRNETKEPLRNVVERRDRSYGGFTGGMAIQRVDYSHDLIAEDALDFIREKAEKSREQPFFLYLSLTIPHANNEGTGMSGNGQEVPDYGMYSDKDWSDQDKGQAAMITRMDSDVGRILDLLAELKIDQDTVVMFSSDNGPHNEGGHNPERFDPAGPLRGMKRALTEGGIRVPLIVRWPGTTPPGTVSDHIGYFGDLMATTAELAGTEFPEDADSISFAPSIVGRPEAQQSHDYLYWEFYEQGGRQAVRAGKWKAIRQPWMNGPIELYDLESDLGETKNLAKQHPEIVKRMENAMAEAHVPHPNWQARGKAPKK; encoded by the coding sequence ATGCTTGCCCGTTGCATGCTTGCCTGTTCACTCCCCACCCCCACCACCATCCCCGCCTGCTCTCTTATGCCAAAGATCTCGACCGCCCACGCAACGCTTCGTGTTGTGTGGCTCGCCATCGCATTTGTCTCGTTTGCTCTCGCCAGCTCGTCTGTGTTCGCGGATGATGCCAAACGTCCCAACATCGTGTTCATCTTGGCGGACGATTTGGGCTATGCCGACCTGGGCTGTTACGGACAGGAATTGATCCAGACTCCTCGTTTGGATCAGATGGCAGCCGAAGGCATGCGGTTCACTGACTTCTATGCCGGCAACACTGTTTGCGCGCCGTCACGAAGTGTTTTGATGACTGGCATGCACATGGGGCACACTCACGTTCGCGGAAATGCGAGTGGGCCTGACATGTCCAAGCAATCGCTGCGTGACGAAGACGTGACCGTGGCGGAAGTCTTGAAAGCGGCTGGATACACGACCGCTTTGTGCGGCAAATGGGGGCTCGGTGACGATGCTCCCGGTGGCCGCGAAGGGCTGCCACGCAAACAAGGATTTGATCATTTCTACGGTTACCTCAATCAGGTTCATGCCCACAATTACTACCCCGAGTTCCTGTGGCGGAACGAAACCAAAGAGCCGCTTCGGAACGTCGTGGAGCGACGTGATCGATCCTACGGTGGTTTCACAGGAGGCATGGCAATTCAGCGTGTGGACTATTCCCATGACTTGATCGCCGAAGACGCCCTCGACTTCATTCGTGAAAAGGCGGAGAAGTCTCGCGAGCAGCCGTTCTTTTTGTATCTCTCGTTGACCATTCCCCATGCCAACAACGAAGGCACGGGCATGTCCGGCAACGGGCAGGAGGTTCCTGATTACGGCATGTACTCGGACAAGGATTGGAGTGATCAGGATAAAGGCCAAGCCGCGATGATCACTCGGATGGATTCAGATGTCGGTCGAATCTTGGATCTGTTGGCCGAACTCAAAATCGACCAAGACACCGTCGTGATGTTCTCCAGCGACAACGGTCCTCACAACGAAGGAGGCCACAACCCCGAACGTTTCGATCCCGCTGGGCCTCTTCGTGGGATGAAGCGAGCGTTGACCGAGGGCGGCATCCGAGTTCCGTTGATTGTCCGCTGGCCCGGAACGACTCCGCCCGGCACGGTGTCCGATCACATTGGCTACTTCGGCGATTTGATGGCCACCACCGCTGAGTTGGCCGGAACGGAATTTCCCGAGGACGCGGATTCGATCAGTTTTGCACCAAGTATCGTTGGACGCCCCGAAGCCCAGCAATCACATGACTATCTCTACTGGGAGTTTTACGAACAGGGAGGTCGACAGGCGGTGCGTGCTGGCAAATGGAAAGCCATTCGCCAACCGTGGATGAACGGCCCCATCGAGCTCTACGACCTCGAAAGCGATCTGGGTGAGACCAAGAACTTGGCGAAGCAGCATCCGGAAATTGTGAAACGGATGGAAAACGCCATGGCCGAAGCCCATGTGCCGCATCCCAATTGGCAGGCTCGCGGAAAAGCACCGAAGAAGTAA
- a CDS encoding sulfatase, whose translation MTKQLLASLAFVLSLICLVTVGSTETGAAEKPNVLLILVDDLKPAMGCYGDPHAKTPHMDALSARGMRFDAAYCNQAVCAPSRFTLMLGSHSTSTGLYGLGSQLRQVMPNAVTMPQHFAKHGGYRTESLGKIFHIGHGNHGDPESFSVPHFKEKVIEYVEPASTDGGKLTREEAFFTNQKLGQIRSLPRGAAYESPEVDDSAYADGRVAEETIRRLRAAKSRLDSEGTPFFIAAGFARPHLPFSAPKKYWDLYDPQTLPMPQHEQLPKDAPPVAGKRGGEITNYKPVPEKANAEFSEELKCDLIHGYYASMSYVDAQIGKVIDELDRSSLADNTIVVLWGDHGFHLGDLGIWTKHTNYEQANRIPILIVAPGVTAAGSSTKQLAESVDLFPTLAELAGLPAPQGPQSVDGVSLVPVLQDGSARVRDHAFHAYPKRKLGRAIRTDRYRLVQWMPYDGGGDIAYELYDYEADPLERENLAARQPEVVERLSKILQTYPAPMKRGG comes from the coding sequence ATGACCAAACAGCTCCTTGCCTCGCTTGCCTTCGTTCTCTCGCTGATTTGCCTCGTTACCGTTGGTTCAACGGAAACCGGTGCTGCCGAGAAGCCCAACGTGTTGTTGATTCTGGTTGACGATTTGAAACCTGCGATGGGGTGTTATGGCGACCCGCACGCCAAGACACCTCACATGGACGCGCTGTCGGCTCGTGGGATGCGTTTCGATGCGGCGTATTGCAACCAAGCTGTTTGTGCGCCTTCGCGTTTCACGTTGATGCTTGGATCCCATTCAACTTCGACGGGACTGTACGGCCTCGGAAGCCAGTTGCGACAAGTGATGCCCAACGCGGTGACCATGCCGCAGCATTTCGCGAAGCATGGTGGCTATCGCACCGAGTCTCTGGGCAAGATCTTTCACATTGGACATGGAAATCATGGTGATCCCGAGTCGTTTTCGGTTCCTCATTTCAAAGAGAAGGTGATTGAGTACGTCGAACCCGCCAGCACGGATGGAGGCAAGCTAACGCGCGAGGAGGCTTTCTTCACCAACCAGAAACTCGGACAGATTCGCAGTCTCCCTCGTGGTGCCGCGTATGAGTCTCCCGAGGTGGATGACAGCGCCTATGCCGATGGACGTGTGGCGGAAGAGACGATCCGTCGCTTGAGAGCAGCCAAGTCACGGTTGGATTCCGAGGGAACACCGTTCTTCATCGCTGCCGGTTTCGCGAGGCCCCACCTGCCGTTCAGTGCTCCCAAAAAGTACTGGGACTTGTACGACCCACAAACGTTGCCGATGCCACAGCACGAACAGTTGCCCAAGGATGCACCACCGGTCGCGGGGAAACGCGGTGGAGAGATCACAAACTACAAACCTGTGCCCGAGAAGGCCAATGCTGAGTTCAGCGAAGAGCTGAAATGCGATTTGATTCATGGCTACTACGCCAGCATGAGCTACGTCGATGCTCAAATTGGAAAGGTGATCGATGAGCTGGATCGTTCGAGCCTCGCCGACAACACGATCGTGGTGCTTTGGGGGGACCATGGTTTTCACTTGGGAGACTTGGGCATTTGGACCAAACACACGAACTACGAACAAGCCAATCGGATTCCAATTTTGATTGTTGCCCCGGGGGTGACCGCCGCCGGTTCATCGACCAAACAATTGGCCGAAAGTGTCGACCTGTTTCCCACGTTGGCGGAATTGGCCGGCCTGCCCGCACCTCAAGGGCCGCAGTCAGTCGATGGAGTCAGCTTGGTTCCAGTCCTTCAAGATGGATCGGCACGTGTACGTGACCATGCGTTTCATGCTTACCCGAAACGCAAATTGGGCCGCGCCATTCGTACCGATCGCTATCGATTGGTGCAGTGGATGCCCTACGACGGTGGCGGCGACATCGCCTACGAACTGTACGACTACGAAGCGGATCCTTTGGAGCGGGAAAACTTGGCGGCGCGGCAACCCGAAGTGGTCGAGCGTTTGAGTAAGATATTGCAAACCTACCCAGCCCCGATGAAACGCGGCGGCTGA
- a CDS encoding peroxidase family protein, with translation MESLETRQLLAADGIACRHNVYDAEDVNDDGRVSALDALLVINALSDDRSDDASVFTDVTNDGNRSALDALRVINRIGNDNEVTSIPSVRPGPLIPNAPEVVSSIDGRGNNLTHTNWGATGQTLLRIAPAAYADGVSAPAGANRPSPRVISNLLSTNSFDSPINQHGLSAFVYAWGQFIDHDLGLSETEQQGESFNIVVPTGDPHFDPDQTGTKTIPFHRNEFALGTGTSTDNPAQQINLITAFIDGSMVYGSDETTAASLRTFVGGRMKVTSNDLLPLDEHGMAIAGDSRASENIGLTAMHTLFIREHNRLADAIQIIDPAADDETVYQRARAVVTAIVQSITYNEFLPALLGRGFMTEYAGYNSTVNPGIATEFSTAAFRLGHSTLREEIDFLDNDGKALRDEVALKDAYFRASMLEETGIDGLLKFDASAAANEIDLGVVDALRNFLFGPPGAGGMDLVAMNIQRGRDHGLSDYNATREAYGLPPVSTFADITGDVTLQSRLASLYGSVDDIDLWVGLMAEDHLLDASVGELTATIIADQFQRTRDGDRFFYRNLWEGQALQTLERTRLKDVIERNTSVDGLQDNVFFMRTELRGQVYADTSPSSEPNDRRGIEDCLIELMDQDSKVVATTRTDRFGNYRFRGLSLTGDYQVRFVDSGETLTASITNGDSRIRHLDFIVADINA, from the coding sequence ATGGAATCTCTGGAGACGCGACAGTTGTTGGCCGCGGATGGGATTGCCTGTCGGCACAACGTCTACGACGCCGAAGACGTCAATGACGACGGTCGAGTATCCGCTCTGGACGCTCTGCTGGTCATCAACGCCTTGTCCGACGATCGGTCGGACGATGCTTCGGTTTTCACCGACGTCACCAACGATGGAAACCGAAGCGCGCTGGACGCGTTGCGAGTCATCAATCGCATCGGCAATGACAACGAAGTGACTTCGATTCCTTCCGTCAGACCGGGGCCGCTGATCCCCAACGCACCCGAGGTCGTCTCATCCATTGACGGACGTGGCAACAATCTGACTCACACGAATTGGGGTGCCACAGGGCAGACGCTGCTTCGAATCGCACCCGCAGCCTATGCCGACGGTGTGTCCGCGCCCGCCGGAGCCAATCGGCCCAGCCCACGAGTGATCAGCAATTTGTTGTCGACAAACTCATTCGATTCACCCATCAACCAACATGGATTATCCGCATTCGTTTATGCGTGGGGGCAATTCATCGATCACGACCTCGGTCTCAGTGAAACGGAACAACAGGGCGAATCATTCAATATCGTCGTGCCAACCGGAGACCCACATTTTGATCCCGACCAAACGGGAACGAAAACCATCCCCTTTCACCGCAATGAATTTGCCTTGGGTACGGGAACATCGACCGACAACCCGGCACAGCAAATCAATCTGATCACCGCCTTCATCGATGGATCGATGGTCTACGGCAGTGACGAGACCACGGCGGCATCACTTCGCACGTTCGTGGGAGGCCGAATGAAAGTCACATCGAATGACTTGCTGCCGCTGGACGAACATGGAATGGCGATCGCCGGTGACAGTCGTGCTAGTGAGAACATTGGTCTGACCGCGATGCACACGTTGTTCATCCGCGAACACAATCGATTGGCCGACGCGATTCAAATCATCGACCCGGCGGCCGACGACGAAACCGTCTACCAGCGTGCTCGTGCGGTGGTCACCGCCATTGTTCAGTCCATCACCTACAACGAGTTTCTGCCCGCGTTGTTGGGTCGTGGCTTCATGACCGAATACGCCGGCTACAACTCGACGGTGAATCCAGGCATCGCCACTGAGTTTTCGACAGCGGCTTTCCGGTTGGGACACAGCACGCTACGGGAAGAGATCGATTTTCTAGACAACGACGGCAAAGCCCTGCGAGACGAAGTTGCTTTGAAAGATGCTTACTTCCGAGCTTCGATGCTGGAGGAAACCGGAATCGACGGGCTGTTGAAGTTTGACGCTTCCGCAGCGGCAAACGAAATTGACCTGGGCGTGGTGGACGCCCTGCGAAACTTCCTGTTCGGGCCTCCCGGTGCCGGCGGGATGGACTTGGTGGCGATGAACATTCAACGCGGTCGAGACCATGGACTCAGCGACTACAACGCTACGCGCGAAGCTTACGGGCTTCCGCCAGTCAGCACGTTTGCCGACATCACCGGCGACGTGACGCTCCAAAGCAGACTGGCATCGCTTTATGGTTCCGTGGATGACATCGATTTATGGGTGGGCTTGATGGCGGAAGACCATCTGCTGGACGCATCCGTTGGAGAATTGACCGCAACCATCATTGCCGATCAATTCCAACGAACTCGGGATGGAGACCGCTTCTTCTATCGAAACCTGTGGGAAGGACAAGCTCTGCAAACACTTGAGCGAACGCGACTCAAAGACGTTATCGAACGCAACACTTCGGTGGATGGTCTGCAAGACAACGTGTTTTTCATGCGGACTGAACTTCGCGGACAAGTCTATGCCGATACTTCGCCCAGTTCGGAACCCAACGACCGCCGCGGCATCGAGGATTGCTTGATCGAATTGATGGATCAGGATTCCAAAGTGGTCGCGACGACGCGAACCGACCGGTTTGGCAACTATCGATTTCGCGGTCTATCTCTTACCGGTGACTATCAAGTCCGTTTTGTAGATTCGGGCGAAACCCTGACCGCCAGCATCACCAACGGCGATTCGCGAATTCGTCATTTGGATTTCATCGTGGCGGACATCAACGCCTAG